One segment of Nostoc piscinale CENA21 DNA contains the following:
- a CDS encoding GNAT family N-acetyltransferase, with product MCDSLLHLRSLVDTAKIVKGTTSLKLKEVVINLRSATSADLDLLRHWDEQPHVIASDPNDDWNWEVELEQTPDWREQLIAEIDDRPIGFIQIIDPAREESHYWGDVAENLRAIDIWIGKEADLGKGYGTKMMQLALARCFAEPSVAAVIIDPLANNTRAHRFYERLGFQFVEYRRFGEDECFIYRLNRLDWQNKSPANHSSS from the coding sequence ATGTGTGATTCACTGTTACACCTGCGATCGCTGGTTGATACAGCGAAAATAGTCAAAGGTACAACAAGTTTGAAGCTCAAGGAAGTTGTGATTAACCTACGCTCTGCCACCTCTGCTGATTTGGATCTGCTACGACACTGGGATGAACAGCCTCATGTAATTGCCTCAGATCCTAACGATGACTGGAACTGGGAAGTAGAACTTGAACAAACCCCTGATTGGAGAGAGCAATTGATTGCTGAAATCGATGATCGTCCCATTGGATTTATCCAGATCATCGATCCGGCTCGTGAGGAAAGCCATTATTGGGGAGATGTCGCAGAAAATCTTCGGGCTATCGATATCTGGATTGGGAAGGAGGCCGATTTAGGCAAAGGCTATGGAACAAAAATGATGCAGTTAGCCCTGGCTCGATGTTTTGCCGAGCCATCGGTAGCAGCTGTAATCATTGATCCGCTTGCCAATAATACCCGCGCTCACCGCTTTTATGAACGTTTAGGCTTCCAATTTGTTGAATACCGAAGGTTCGGTGAGGATGAGTGCTTTATTTATCGTCTTAACCGACTAGACTGGCAAAATAAAAGCCCTGCTAATCATAGCAGTTCATGA
- a CDS encoding type I restriction enzyme HsdR N-terminal domain-containing protein yields the protein MTSLNQEIQGKLDIYFKKYRQQYTKCLVRGIEISVDGRPEELVRQIFIHFLINQSELLTEKINIKVESNNHDIEIYKSPKNNNFRPHQNPVMIVEVKREEVNLQNHYSQIQRYLTKAGCDIGILYNYHEIIGISRKNHDFEFNRLNSLQEIQKLILHKINQIDDGLLEFGEAQNGNFQSFSYLINKYGRYTTNTFIFKLKNQPNQVEGYLFSIQNNKVYYKICGQYSKKQLSFDSQDFEKLISIIY from the coding sequence ATGACTAGTTTGAATCAAGAAATCCAGGGAAAGCTAGATATCTACTTTAAAAAGTATAGACAACAATATACAAAATGTTTAGTTAGGGGAATAGAAATTTCAGTTGATGGTAGGCCAGAAGAGTTGGTCAGACAGATATTTATTCATTTTCTGATTAATCAAAGTGAGTTATTAACCGAAAAAATCAATATTAAAGTTGAATCAAATAATCATGATATAGAAATATATAAAAGTCCGAAAAATAATAACTTCCGACCACATCAAAATCCTGTAATGATTGTAGAAGTAAAACGAGAAGAGGTGAACTTACAGAATCATTATAGTCAGATACAAAGATATTTAACGAAGGCTGGTTGCGATATAGGTATTTTATATAACTATCATGAAATTATTGGTATAAGCAGGAAGAATCATGATTTTGAATTTAATCGTCTGAATAGCTTACAAGAAATTCAGAAATTGATTTTGCATAAAATCAATCAAATTGATGATGGTTTATTAGAATTTGGCGAAGCTCAAAATGGAAATTTTCAAAGCTTTTCTTACCTAATAAATAAGTATGGCAGATATACAACTAATACATTCATATTTAAACTTAAAAACCAGCCAAATCAAGTAGAAGGATATTTATTCAGTATTCAAAACAATAAGGTTTATTATAAGATATGTGGTCAGTATTCTAAAAAACAACTAAGTTTTGATAGTCAGGATTTTGAAAAACTAATTTCTATCATTTATTGA
- a CDS encoding DUF4870 domain-containing protein, which translates to MRKQVQKQMRTWAMLCHLSALAAWLLLFGLVFLGIPLYLPLNILLPFVIWRLKKAKYPWIDFQGRESLNFQISLTFYTLVVIIFSLLLVLGSCGIAITTNGAVNEVKSVLDGLLLVWTFLIIALFLLQSFLVTFAGIKAYHGEHYRYPLTMRILR; encoded by the coding sequence ATGAGAAAACAAGTCCAAAAACAAATGCGTACATGGGCGATGTTATGTCATCTTTCGGCTTTAGCAGCATGGCTATTGTTATTTGGATTGGTTTTTCTGGGCATTCCCTTATATTTACCGTTGAATATTTTATTACCCTTCGTCATTTGGCGACTGAAAAAAGCTAAATATCCTTGGATTGATTTTCAAGGTAGAGAATCTTTAAACTTTCAAATTTCATTAACTTTTTATACTTTGGTGGTGATTATTTTTTCTTTACTACTCGTACTGGGTAGCTGTGGTATTGCCATCACAACTAATGGTGCAGTAAATGAAGTCAAATCAGTTTTAGATGGTTTACTTCTAGTCTGGACATTTTTAATTATTGCCTTATTTTTATTACAATCATTTTTAGTTACATTTGCTGGTATCAAAGCTTATCATGGAGAACATTATCGCTATCCTTTGACTATGCGAATTTTGAGGTAA
- a CDS encoding glycosyltransferase family 4 protein → MQQSKIAYISFDTVPAPKGAAIHITAFAQALGTAFEGIQLVTVSPTRECIDSEEIYPQVFQTTLSACGDNLIQRILNFRHLLRLWLQDKQFQVIHIRSIYEGFVIAQNKQQYCQKLMFEVNGLPSIELKYRYPNVVDDQELLHKLYTQEQICLAAANLIVTPSSITSQYLQSRGVSGNKIQVIPNGVDLDVFTYSGKSQNLNNQSLRLIYFGTLSPWQGVNLAIEALALINREIPADLTVIGQARNDQIKELKQLAVKLEVADYLKILEPVSQQKLVQYIHHADVIVAPLTPNDRNLIQGCCPLKILEGMATGTPVIASDLPVVRELGEDGVHFLLVKPSSAKAIKDAVLRLQSEPELAVYLGANARKRIEQYYTWQLAGEALIAAYTELGVEEGG, encoded by the coding sequence ATGCAGCAATCAAAAATAGCTTATATTTCTTTCGATACTGTACCAGCGCCAAAGGGAGCAGCAATTCATATTACAGCTTTTGCCCAAGCTTTAGGAACTGCTTTTGAGGGCATTCAGTTAGTAACAGTTTCACCAACAAGAGAATGTATAGATAGTGAAGAAATTTATCCGCAGGTTTTTCAAACAACGTTATCAGCTTGCGGCGATAATTTGATTCAGCGAATTTTGAATTTTCGCCATTTATTAAGGTTATGGTTACAAGACAAGCAATTTCAAGTTATACATATCCGGTCAATTTATGAAGGCTTTGTGATTGCACAAAACAAACAGCAATATTGTCAAAAATTAATGTTTGAAGTGAATGGGTTGCCTTCTATAGAACTAAAATATCGCTATCCAAATGTTGTTGATGATCAAGAGCTTTTACATAAGTTATATACTCAAGAGCAAATTTGTCTAGCAGCAGCAAATTTAATTGTCACACCCAGTAGTATTACCTCGCAATATTTACAAAGTCGAGGTGTATCAGGTAATAAAATTCAAGTGATTCCTAATGGGGTAGATTTAGATGTGTTTACCTACTCTGGAAAAAGCCAAAATTTAAACAATCAATCTCTCAGGCTAATATATTTTGGTACCTTGTCACCGTGGCAAGGTGTAAATTTAGCAATTGAAGCTTTAGCTTTAATCAATCGCGAGATTCCTGCTGATCTAACGGTAATTGGGCAAGCCAGAAATGACCAAATTAAAGAATTAAAACAACTGGCTGTTAAATTAGAAGTTGCTGACTATCTGAAAATATTAGAACCAGTATCACAGCAAAAATTAGTTCAATATATTCACCATGCTGATGTGATTGTGGCACCTTTAACACCAAACGATCGCAACTTAATTCAAGGCTGCTGTCCACTGAAAATTTTAGAAGGAATGGCGACAGGCACACCTGTAATTGCTAGTGATTTACCAGTAGTGCGAGAATTAGGCGAAGATGGCGTACATTTTTTGTTAGTTAAACCCAGTTCCGCCAAAGCTATAAAAGATGCAGTCTTGCGCTTGCAAAGTGAACCAGAATTAGCAGTGTATCTCGGTGCTAATGCCAGAAAGCGAATAGAACAGTATTATACTTGGCAACTGGCAGGTGAGGCTTTAATTGCAGCTTATACCGAGTTGGGGGTTGAGGAAGGGGGATAA
- a CDS encoding DUF1822 family protein yields MTHTTQRVDDFGITLPITQAACKMAEKFAHQQPNSAKAEQVRLNTLAVWVVNEYLQFMEIPTNLKVSDSWNPIMQLCSNVADLEITSVGRLECRPVKLNEQACLIPPETWEDRIGYVVVQVDESLREAHILGFMRSVNNEFLPLHQLQPLEALIDRIAQLQASPAKALVNLSQWFIGQVDAGWQTVEALRELLDSRPNYAFRGSVTTEESFQSQTTKRAKLIDLGIQIAHQPLMLIVEISPEENQTSIRLQLHPTANQVYLPEGVKLTVLDESGAVFLEAQARSADNYIQLQFRGDIQEQFSVVISLDDMSVREQFII; encoded by the coding sequence ATGACTCACACCACCCAGAGAGTAGATGATTTTGGCATCACGTTACCCATCACTCAAGCTGCTTGTAAAATGGCGGAAAAATTTGCCCATCAACAACCAAACTCTGCCAAAGCAGAACAAGTAAGATTAAATACATTGGCTGTCTGGGTGGTAAATGAGTATTTGCAATTCATGGAAATTCCCACCAACCTCAAAGTTAGCGATAGTTGGAACCCGATAATGCAGTTATGTAGTAACGTCGCTGACCTAGAAATCACCTCTGTCGGTCGTTTAGAATGTCGCCCAGTCAAATTAAATGAACAAGCTTGTTTGATTCCGCCCGAAACTTGGGAAGACCGAATAGGTTATGTAGTGGTGCAAGTAGATGAATCACTCCGTGAAGCTCATATATTAGGGTTTATGCGGAGTGTGAATAATGAATTTTTACCATTGCATCAACTACAACCTCTAGAAGCATTAATTGACCGCATCGCCCAATTGCAAGCTTCTCCCGCTAAAGCTTTAGTAAATTTAAGCCAATGGTTTATCGGTCAAGTGGATGCAGGCTGGCAAACCGTGGAAGCTTTAAGAGAATTGTTAGATTCTAGACCTAATTATGCTTTTCGTGGTAGTGTAACCACGGAAGAATCATTTCAGTCACAAACTACTAAACGAGCAAAACTGATTGATTTGGGTATTCAAATTGCTCATCAACCCTTAATGTTGATTGTCGAAATTAGCCCAGAAGAAAATCAAACCAGTATCCGTTTGCAACTGCACCCCACAGCTAATCAAGTTTATTTGCCAGAAGGTGTAAAACTCACTGTATTAGATGAATCAGGTGCAGTATTTTTAGAAGCCCAAGCCCGGAGTGCAGATAATTATATTCAATTGCAATTTCGGGGAGACATTCAAGAACAATTTAGTGTCGTAATTTCGTTAGATGATATGAGTGTTAGAGAACAATTTATTATTTGA
- a CDS encoding Uma2 family endonuclease produces the protein MQLEIKQHHYTPEEYLELEEKAEFRNEYRDGEIIPMTGGTTNHNKISGNLYAYLKFALRGQDYEIYISDVRLWIPRYRQYTYPDVMVIAGEPVYTGTNTTTVMNPCLITEVLSKSTKNYDQGDKFAYYRSIPEFKEYILIDQYNYHVMQYVKTAEGQWLFTETETQSASLSIQTLNVEIALSDIYERVNFADNNEES, from the coding sequence ATGCAGTTAGAAATCAAACAACACCATTACACACCTGAAGAATATTTAGAACTGGAAGAAAAAGCAGAATTTAGGAATGAATATCGTGATGGAGAAATTATTCCCATGACTGGTGGTACTACTAATCATAATAAAATATCAGGCAATCTCTATGCTTACTTAAAGTTTGCTTTGAGGGGTCAAGACTATGAAATCTATATCAGTGATGTCCGTTTATGGATTCCTCGATATCGCCAGTATACTTATCCAGATGTAATGGTAATTGCTGGAGAGCCTGTTTATACAGGAACAAATACAACTACTGTGATGAACCCTTGTTTAATTACTGAAGTTTTATCAAAATCAACTAAAAACTATGACCAAGGTGATAAATTTGCTTATTATCGCTCAATTCCTGAATTTAAAGAATATATTTTAATTGATCAGTATAACTATCATGTTATGCAGTATGTTAAAACGGCTGAAGGTCAATGGTTATTTACAGAAACCGAAACTCAATCAGCATCTTTATCTATCCAAACACTTAATGTTGAAATTGCATTGAGTGATATTTATGAACGAGTTAATTTTGCTGACAACAATGAAGAAAGTTAA
- a CDS encoding FHA domain-containing protein, with amino-acid sequence MQIQLTWIDPNTGDRPEPVLETPVAIGKQFDAMPQQINEQRVSRIVIEDDLIADYHALIDWQNQELTIINQSTTNTIKINDTQLTNGILQNGDRIQIGSCEIVVNFANLGECDRMVGFLFKRRCGRTDRTNCPDCNASYDDDYAYYPEYGSYRYWGSSYYHDRDHYSYDPETGNVDFTEADAISFEAERDSDFETNMGAS; translated from the coding sequence TTGCAAATACAGCTAACTTGGATAGATCCAAATACAGGCGATCGCCCAGAACCAGTCTTAGAAACCCCAGTGGCTATTGGCAAACAATTTGATGCTATGCCACAGCAAATTAATGAACAAAGAGTTTCTCGAATCGTTATCGAGGATGACTTAATTGCAGATTACCATGCTTTAATTGACTGGCAAAATCAAGAATTAACAATTATTAACCAAAGTACAACTAATACCATCAAAATTAACGATACTCAGTTAACTAATGGTATCTTGCAAAATGGCGATCGCATTCAAATCGGCAGTTGTGAAATTGTCGTCAACTTTGCAAATCTAGGAGAGTGCGATCGCATGGTAGGCTTTTTATTTAAACGCCGTTGTGGACGCACTGATAGAACCAACTGCCCTGACTGTAATGCGTCTTATGATGATGATTATGCCTATTATCCCGAATATGGTAGTTACCGTTATTGGGGTAGTAGCTACTATCATGACCGCGATCACTATTCTTATGACCCCGAAACAGGTAATGTAGATTTTACCGAAGCTGATGCCATAAGTTTTGAAGCAGAAAGAGATAGTGATTTTGAAACCAATATGGGAGCAAGTTGA
- a CDS encoding glycosyltransferase, whose protein sequence is MTNTWLIYALGGGWGHLNRALALGRIAAKERKVTIITNSPYALKINHENCIVNYISEQAGFFATCQQVREFILNTQCDRLIIDTFPRGLGGELADILPQLQPIPRILIHRDISPDYVTAKNLRSFVAQNYDKVIVPGEGQDLPLADLPNVQHTAPWLIRNCEELPDKMSVRSHIFKVNPDIPTILVCAAGNASELSFFARLTLHLQQNFPHCAVRILAANCPTDIPEALWISHHPGIECLAAADVVVGGAGYNTVYECAAVGVPLVAFAFKRLYDRQAKRANQVYRVKNLPQAITTVSTLLDRIELVENLSIPSYINGTFQALHYISA, encoded by the coding sequence TTGACAAACACTTGGTTAATTTACGCCCTTGGGGGTGGTTGGGGACATTTAAATCGGGCTTTGGCTTTGGGGAGAATTGCCGCCAAAGAAAGAAAAGTTACGATTATCACTAACAGTCCTTATGCCTTAAAAATCAATCATGAAAATTGCATAGTAAACTACATTTCTGAACAGGCTGGTTTTTTTGCAACTTGTCAGCAAGTAAGAGAATTTATCCTAAATACTCAATGCGATCGCCTAATTATAGACACATTTCCTAGAGGCTTAGGTGGTGAATTAGCAGACATCTTACCGCAGTTGCAACCCATACCCCGCATTTTAATTCATCGAGATATTAGCCCAGACTATGTAACTGCTAAAAATTTGCGGTCTTTTGTCGCCCAGAACTACGATAAAGTAATTGTTCCCGGCGAAGGGCAAGATTTACCTTTAGCTGACTTACCAAATGTGCAGCATACAGCCCCTTGGTTAATTCGCAATTGTGAAGAATTACCAGATAAAATGAGTGTGCGATCGCATATTTTCAAAGTTAACCCAGATATCCCAACAATTCTAGTTTGTGCAGCCGGGAACGCTTCAGAATTATCTTTCTTTGCCCGACTTACCCTGCACTTACAGCAAAATTTCCCCCATTGTGCAGTCAGAATTTTAGCTGCTAATTGTCCCACAGATATTCCCGAAGCTTTATGGATATCACACCATCCAGGAATTGAATGTCTAGCAGCTGCTGATGTTGTTGTTGGGGGTGCAGGATACAATACAGTTTACGAATGTGCGGCTGTCGGTGTACCTTTGGTAGCATTTGCCTTTAAAAGATTGTACGATCGCCAAGCCAAAAGAGCTAATCAAGTTTACAGGGTAAAGAATCTACCACAGGCAATTACTACCGTCAGCACACTTCTAGACAGAATAGAACTGGTAGAAAATTTGTCTATACCAAGTTATATTAACGGTACTTTCCAAGCACTACACTACATTTCAGCTTGA
- a CDS encoding DUF1822 family protein: protein MTFTVANSTDLILEIPEFTQGSQAFSYSSAEYQAYLNELCLNAVLPWLQEDFTPQAKVWPTTTALSSFWELVNGTAVTVDATRFILVPSENIDCSELRVPQEWIDLPSWVGDYYLAVQVEPDAGYVRIWGYCTHTQLKQQGNYDPGDRTYSLNASEIITDISVLAVAREFCTSEPTRTTVAAIPTLPQAQAQNLINRLSNAEVITPRLTIPFQLWGGLIEHSGWRQNLYERRINLPEQRSVLQWLESGVSQLAQAIGWELWNLELSAAARSVEDRQTEANISRQLAIAGQIYELTITPQGEPDSPYWRFELRHATVGAAIPGGFKLRLLTEDLQPFPNNEDIATTAVEQLFVEVALEPGEGIVWEVEPLPENYEREILKF from the coding sequence ATGACTTTTACTGTTGCTAATTCTACAGACTTAATTTTAGAGATTCCCGAATTTACCCAAGGTAGTCAGGCTTTTTCTTATTCCAGTGCGGAATATCAAGCTTATTTGAATGAACTTTGCCTGAATGCTGTCTTACCTTGGTTACAGGAGGACTTTACACCACAGGCAAAGGTTTGGCCAACTACCACTGCATTATCCAGTTTTTGGGAACTGGTAAATGGAACTGCTGTTACAGTAGATGCAACAAGGTTTATCTTGGTTCCCAGTGAAAATATTGATTGCAGTGAATTACGTGTACCCCAAGAATGGATAGATTTACCGAGTTGGGTGGGAGATTATTATTTGGCGGTGCAAGTAGAACCAGATGCAGGTTATGTCAGGATTTGGGGTTATTGTACTCATACGCAACTAAAGCAGCAGGGTAATTATGATCCAGGCGATCGCACCTATTCTCTGAACGCTAGTGAGATAATTACGGATATCAGTGTTTTAGCTGTGGCGCGAGAATTCTGCACGTCCGAACCGACACGCACCACCGTTGCAGCAATTCCCACCCTACCACAAGCCCAAGCCCAAAACTTAATTAATCGCCTCAGCAATGCAGAAGTCATCACCCCTCGGTTAACGATTCCTTTTCAATTGTGGGGTGGGTTAATTGAACATAGCGGTTGGCGACAAAATTTATATGAACGCCGGATTAATTTACCAGAACAGCGTTCTGTGTTGCAATGGTTAGAAAGTGGTGTATCACAACTTGCCCAAGCAATTGGTTGGGAACTGTGGAATTTAGAATTAAGTGCGGCGGCGCGGAGTGTCGAAGATAGGCAAACTGAGGCAAATATATCACGGCAGTTAGCGATCGCCGGACAAATCTACGAACTGACTATTACACCCCAAGGCGAACCAGACTCACCTTATTGGCGGTTTGAGTTGCGTCACGCTACAGTCGGCGCAGCCATTCCCGGCGGTTTTAAACTGCGCCTGCTGACAGAAGACTTACAGCCATTTCCCAACAACGAAGATATAGCTACAACCGCAGTCGAACAACTGTTTGTCGAAGTGGCTTTAGAACCAGGAGAAGGTATCGTCTGGGAAGTAGAACCTTTACCAGAAAACTATGAGCGAGAAATACTCAAATTTTAA
- a CDS encoding FtsW/RodA/SpoVE family cell cycle protein, giving the protein MNLTRLIPIFDNSVTSWAVEARLLRWLTLIWLFFGLIVLYSASYPVADARQGDGLYYFKRQIIWVLVSLIAFNFIVNLPLRKILRVSHWFLGLFLLLIFVTLVPGLGKKAFDAARWIALGPIPIQPSELIKPFLVLQSARLFGQWEQIPWRVRLTWLVIFGLVLLGILAQPNLSTTALCGMTIWLIALAAGLPYKYLAGTAIGGVLLAVLSISIKEYQRKRVMSFLNPWADATGDGYQLVQSLLAVGSGQTWGAGYGFSQQKQFFLPIQDTDFIFAVFAEEFGFAGGVALLLMLAVFTTLGLIVAMKAKNPINRLVAIGVTIVMIGQSLLHIAVATGALPTTGLPLPMFSYGGNSMIASLVAAALLIRVARESNEAEVVPLRRNPSRRKLHNR; this is encoded by the coding sequence GTGAATCTAACTCGACTGATTCCCATTTTTGATAATTCTGTTACTAGCTGGGCTGTAGAGGCGCGGTTGCTGCGTTGGTTAACCTTGATTTGGTTATTTTTTGGGTTAATTGTGCTGTATTCAGCATCTTACCCAGTTGCCGACGCACGTCAAGGTGACGGATTATATTACTTCAAACGTCAGATTATCTGGGTGTTAGTTTCGCTAATAGCCTTCAACTTTATTGTGAATCTGCCGTTACGCAAAATTTTGCGGGTATCCCATTGGTTTTTAGGACTGTTTTTACTGTTAATTTTCGTTACCCTTGTTCCAGGTTTAGGTAAAAAAGCTTTTGATGCAGCGCGTTGGATAGCCCTTGGCCCCATCCCCATCCAACCATCAGAATTAATCAAACCTTTTTTAGTGTTGCAAAGTGCCAGACTTTTTGGACAATGGGAACAAATACCGTGGCGAGTGCGTTTGACTTGGCTGGTAATTTTTGGGTTGGTACTTTTGGGCATTCTCGCCCAACCTAACTTGAGTACAACTGCACTTTGCGGGATGACAATTTGGCTAATTGCCTTAGCGGCTGGATTACCTTATAAATATTTAGCTGGCACAGCAATAGGCGGAGTATTATTAGCCGTACTCAGTATTAGCATCAAAGAATATCAGCGCAAGCGGGTGATGTCTTTTCTCAACCCTTGGGCAGATGCAACAGGCGATGGCTATCAGTTAGTTCAAAGTTTACTCGCTGTTGGTTCTGGACAAACTTGGGGCGCTGGCTATGGCTTTTCGCAGCAAAAACAATTTTTCTTACCCATTCAAGATACTGACTTTATTTTTGCTGTTTTCGCAGAAGAGTTTGGTTTCGCGGGTGGTGTCGCCCTGCTGCTGATGTTAGCAGTGTTTACCACTTTAGGATTAATTGTGGCAATGAAAGCCAAAAACCCAATTAATCGCTTAGTGGCGATCGGTGTCACAATTGTCATGATTGGACAATCTTTATTACATATCGCTGTTGCGACAGGCGCTTTACCAACTACAGGTTTACCTTTACCAATGTTTAGTTACGGTGGTAATTCGATGATTGCTAGTTTAGTTGCTGCCGCATTGCTAATTCGAGTAGCCAGGGAAAGTAACGAAGCTGAAGTTGTACCTTTACGCAGAAATCCATCGCGGCGAAAGTTACATAACAGGTGA
- a CDS encoding glycosyltransferase: MKRLLLITERFAPDVGGLARSATRLVGTLCQLGVVVDVVTWSRYLQQGEVLPPESIDGKSRIYRIGLYRNWDMTMPHTLNVLEWLHSCWHYDAVWGHYVFPSGFLATWFGGMQGVASTVSARGNDIDKEMFPPGDFARLQWTLQHTQVITAVSADMSRKIQLLSGRDDVLVLKNAVDTEVFAPQSAVGEISRESLGIAPEEVVLGFCGELREKKGQQFLLNALTTVRNQRPACLLIIGEVRASQEFALQVYATQHPEHAQRIIVTGHLPDTQVVAAHLQLCDVYLQPSLWEGMPNALLEAMACGCCCIASDAGGIAEVITHGEDGFILPRSQLHKLGEAVLECLTMPSTIKSQITQAARDRILKKYSIAQEQQRLQIVLDRLLKNQR; encoded by the coding sequence ATGAAGCGGTTGCTATTAATTACAGAAAGATTTGCCCCTGATGTGGGGGGTTTGGCTAGGAGTGCGACAAGGTTGGTGGGAACGCTTTGTCAGTTGGGTGTAGTAGTTGATGTTGTTACCTGGAGTCGTTATCTGCAACAGGGGGAAGTTCTACCACCGGAAAGTATAGATGGCAAATCCCGTATTTATCGTATTGGGCTATACCGTAATTGGGATATGACTATGCCTCATACTTTGAATGTACTGGAATGGTTGCATTCTTGTTGGCATTATGATGCAGTGTGGGGACATTATGTATTTCCAAGTGGTTTTTTAGCAACTTGGTTTGGGGGAATGCAAGGAGTAGCCAGCACTGTTAGCGCCCGTGGTAATGATATTGATAAAGAAATGTTTCCCCCTGGAGATTTTGCCCGTTTGCAATGGACGCTACAACACACTCAAGTAATTACGGCGGTGAGTGCTGATATGTCGCGCAAAATTCAGCTATTGAGTGGGAGGGATGATGTGTTGGTGTTGAAAAATGCCGTAGACACAGAAGTTTTTGCCCCCCAGTCGGCAGTAGGAGAAATTAGTAGGGAATCTTTAGGAATTGCGCCAGAAGAAGTAGTATTGGGATTTTGTGGAGAATTGCGGGAAAAGAAAGGACAGCAATTTTTATTAAATGCTTTAACCACGGTACGAAATCAGCGTCCAGCTTGTTTATTAATTATCGGTGAAGTGCGGGCTTCCCAGGAATTTGCATTGCAAGTTTATGCAACTCAACATCCAGAACATGCACAAAGAATTATTGTGACGGGACATTTGCCTGATACTCAAGTTGTGGCGGCACATTTGCAATTGTGTGATGTGTATCTCCAGCCTTCATTGTGGGAAGGAATGCCTAATGCACTTTTAGAAGCAATGGCTTGTGGTTGCTGCTGTATTGCTAGTGATGCGGGGGGTATTGCGGAAGTAATTACACATGGTGAAGATGGTTTTATTTTGCCGCGATCGCAACTGCATAAGTTAGGTGAAGCTGTTTTAGAATGTTTGACAATGCCCAGCACCATCAAATCTCAAATTACTCAAGCTGCACGCGATCGCATCCTCAAAAAATATTCTATTGCTCAAGAACAACAGCGACTGCAAATTGTACTTGATCGTCTTTTAAAAAACCAGAGGTAA